AGGGTGCCGTCGAGGTCGAAGATGACGGCGGCCAGCGGCGTCACTTGGAGGCCAGCAGGAGCGAGAGGATGAAGCAGGCCCCGGTGAGCCACGACACGCGGTCGCGGAGCGCGAAGGCGACCGGGTCGTCGTGCATGGCATCGCGCAGGGTAAAGATCCAGACGCGGGCCTGCCAGTAGATCAGGAGCGGGAGGCCGAGCCAGAGGGCGTCGGGGCGCGCATACAGCAGGAGGGCGTCCTCGCTGGTGACGTACAGGCACCAGACGAGCGCGGTCGCCATGGTGGCTGCCGAACCCAAACTCAGGAGTGCGTTCTGGTCCACCGGGCGATAGGCGCGTCCCGGCAGGCTCTGGTTCTCATCGGCGCCGGCGGCGCGCACCTCGCGCAACTCGCGCACGCGCTTGACGAGCGCCAGCGAGAAGAAGAGGAAGATCGAGAAGGCGAGGAACCAGCGGCTCAATCGCACGTCGGCAATCACGGCACCGCCCACCACGCGCACCGTGTACAGGCAGGCCAGCACCAGGACGTCGACGAGCAGCACCTTCTTGAGCCAGGCCGAGTAGGCGCTGGTCAGGACGGCGTACGCCATCAGCGTGTAGAGGAAGAGCGGCGAGACCCACCAGGCGAGCGCCAGCGCGGTCGACGCACACAGGATCGCGACGATGGCCGCCTGCTGCAGCGAGACCTTGCCCGAGGCGATCGGGCGATGCCGCTTGCGGGGATGCAGTCGGTCCGACTCCACGTCCAGCCAGTCGTTGGCGATGTAGACCGACGAGGCCATGAGCGACATCGCCGCGAATCCACCGGCCAGGTGCGCCAGGAACGACGGGGTGAGCGCGACGTGTCCTGCGCCGGCCGGGAGTACCAGCAGGAGATTCTTCGCCCACTGGTGCGGCCGGAGCATCTTGAGCACAGGAATCATGTCGATTGCGCGGGGCGTGCTGGTGCGAGGACGAGGGGGAGGTGCGATCGAGGGGCGATCGAGGCGCGAGCAGGGCGCGAGCGTCGATCGCCTCTTGGTGCAGATGTGCGGGGCGTGCCACGCGACGCCATCCCTGACGAAACGCGTCGAGCGGTCATGCGTCACGTGAAGGCCGGCCAGTCGGACTGGCGCCTGGTGTGACCCGCGCCGACCGGACCTACCGACAGCGACGCAGTGGGTGGGGGGGTGGCATATTTCGTGCCCGATAGCGACCACGACCGATGCAATTTCCCCCTCGAAAGATCCCCTGTCGCAGCCGCGTCCCTCGGCGCGCATGAACCAGCGCTCCGATAGCGCGGCGCCCGCGCTCGGCTGGATCGCGCTTGCGCTCGCCGGCCAGCTCTCGATCCTGCTCCTGACGCGCGCGGGGCGCACCGTGGGCTATCAGCACTTCGTCCCGCTCGGCGCCTCGTCGGCGCTGGAATGGGGCGCGGCCGGGCTCCTCGTGGTACAGGGGCTCGTCGTGCTGCGGGCCCTCGCGGGGCGGTGGGGGGCGCTGCAGGACATGAGGCGCGCGCTCGCACCGGGCTGGCGACTCCCCGCCGTCGTGGGTGCGGTGGTGCTCACGAGCGCCACCTTGTCGCGCCAGCCGGTCGTGTATGCGCTCGAACTGGTGCTCGCTGGAGCTGCCCAGCTCATGCAGCTGGCGACGGTCGCGTTGGCGGTGGCGGCGTGGCCTTCGCACTGGCGTGAGGCCTTTCGCTCGGCGTCGAGCCGCGTGCTTGGCGATGCGGCGACGGATCCGGCCCCGGGCGGCATCGATCGTTTCGCGCTGGTCACGGCGGCGGTGGCTTCGGCCGTGGCGCTGCTGCTGACGATGATCGTCTACGAGCGGCATCCGCACATCCCGGATGAGGTGGCCTACCTCGTCCAGGCGCGCTATCTGGCGCAGGGGGTGCTCGCCCTGCCGGCCCCACCCGTCCCCGAGGCCTTCAGCCTCGACCTCATGACGCTGGACGACCGGGGGTGGTACTCGATCTTCCCGCCGGGGTGGCCGGCCATGCTCGCCATCGGGGTGCGGCTGGGCGCGGAGTGGTTGGTGAACCCGCTGCTCGCGGGGGCGAACATCCTGCTGGCGTATGTCGTCCTGCGGGCGCTCTTCCCGTTGCGCACGGCCCGCCTCGTGGTCTTGCTGCTGGCGGCGTCGCCATGGTCGCAGTTCATGGCCATGAGCCTGATGTCGCACACCTTCACGCTCACCTGCATGTTGCTTGCGGCCGCCGGGGTCGCGCGCCTGCGCGCCAACGGCACGCTCGCCTGGGGGGTGGCCAGCGGCCTGGCGCTCGGGATGATGAGCCTCATCCGCCCGCTCGACGCCGCGATCGTCGCCGGGCTGCTCGGCCTCTGGTCGTTAGGCGCCCGGTGGCGCGGGCTCCCGCTCGTTCCTTCGGCGGTGATGACCGTGTCGGCGGCGGCCATCGGGGCCCTCAACCTCGTGTACAACCGCGCGCTCACCGGCGACATGCGCAAGTTCCCGGTGATGCTCTACTTCGACCGGCTGTTCGGGAAGGGGAGCAACGACCTTGGCTTCGGCGCCAATCGCGACTTCGGGTGGCGCGGCCTCGACCCGTTCCCCGGGCACGGCCCGCTCGACGTGCTCATCAACTCGAACATGAACCTGTTCCAGGTGAACACCGAGTTGCTGGGGTGGGGGTGCGGCTCGCTCGTCCTGGCGTGGTGGTTCCTCACCTCGTCAGGCAAGCGTGGCGCCGATTGGGGGATGATCGTGACGGTCGTCGCGCTGGTGGCGGCGGAGAACCTGTACTGGTTCTCCGGCGGCCCGGACTTCGGCGCCCGCTATTGGTTCCTCATCATCGTCCCGGTGCTGGTGCTGGTGGCGCGGGGGATCGAAGGGGTCGATGCGGCGCTTCGTGCCCGCGGTGCGCGCGCCGGGATGCTCGAGCCGGCGCTCGTGCTCACTTGCCTCGCCGTGGTCACCTTCGGGCCGTGGCGCGCCGTGGACAAGTACTACCACTACCGTGGCATGCGCCCCGACATCCGCACCCTCGAGGCGCAACGCGACTTTGGAGCGGCGCTCGTGCTGGTGCGCGGCAATCGCCACCCGGACTACCACTCGGCGGCCGTCTACAACGCCGTCCCCCTCGGCGATCCCGAGCGCCCCGTCTATGCGTGGGACCGCGGTGCGGCCGAGCGCGCGCAATTGCTGGCTGCGTATCCCGGGCGTGCGGTGTGGATCGTGGACGGACCGTCGCTCACGGGCGGGGCGTTTCGCGTGCAGGCGGGGCCGCTCACCGCCGCTGAAGTCCTCGCCCGCCCCTGACGATCGGGGAGTTCACCGTGCGCCGACCGCTTCGGGTTGGCGCCGATCACCAGCTCGTCGCCGTG
The window above is part of the Gemmatimonadota bacterium genome. Proteins encoded here:
- a CDS encoding UbiA family prenyltransferase — translated: MIPVLKMLRPHQWAKNLLLVLPAGAGHVALTPSFLAHLAGGFAAMSLMASSVYIANDWLDVESDRLHPRKRHRPIASGKVSLQQAAIVAILCASTALALAWWVSPLFLYTLMAYAVLTSAYSAWLKKVLLVDVLVLACLYTVRVVGGAVIADVRLSRWFLAFSIFLFFSLALVKRVRELREVRAAGADENQSLPGRAYRPVDQNALLSLGSAATMATALVWCLYVTSEDALLLYARPDALWLGLPLLIYWQARVWIFTLRDAMHDDPVAFALRDRVSWLTGACFILSLLLASK